One stretch of Nicotiana tabacum cultivar K326 chromosome 18, ASM71507v2, whole genome shotgun sequence DNA includes these proteins:
- the LOC142172533 gene encoding secreted RxLR effector protein 161-like, producing MYRGIIGSLLYLTSRRPDIVFSVGLCARFQLNPKESHLQAAKRILRYLKETHDLVLYYPSSDNFNHIGYTDADYAGYLVDWKSTSGMTHFFGSCLISWGTRK from the coding sequence ATGTATAGGGGAATCATTGGATCTCTACTCTACCTTACTTCCAGGAGGCCTGACATTGTATTTAGTGTGGGATTATGTGCAAGGTTCCAATTAAATCCTAAGGAATCGCATCTGCAGGCTGCTAAGAGAATTCTGAGATATCTTAAGGAGACACATGACCTGGTTCTGTACTATCCTTCAAGTGACAATTTCAACCATATTGGCTAtactgatgctgattatgcaggctATCTGGTAGACTGGAAAAGCACATCTGGAATGACTCATTTTTTTGGCTCATGTCTCatctcatggggtacaaggaAATAA